A region of the Perca flavescens isolate YP-PL-M2 chromosome 15, PFLA_1.0, whole genome shotgun sequence genome:
TCACAACGAAAAATAACAGCATATCAATATTAGGGCACATTACAAAAACAGTAGAGTACAGCTGTAAGTGTTCACTACACATATTGAACATTACGGTGCACACAATAAAAGCGATAGATGTAATTCAAACTAGACACAGTAAGGATGCAGCATTAAGTTTACTGTGCACGCAGCAAGTCTGCAGTTGGTCTTTAAAACCAAAGCAAATGGCTTGTAATCCACACTTGCACACAGCATTGTGTCCACATGACATGCTGTTGTAAGTCCACATGACACACTGACATACTGCAGCCGGCAAGGGTTAGGACAGTTGTTTAGACAAGCACGTAGACAGAAACCTGTTGAACATGTCATTCCAAAACCATGGGCATTAATTCGCTGCTATAATAGCCTCCACTTTTCTGTGAAGATTTACGAACCTGGCTGTAGGGATTTACTCCCATTCAGCCTCAAGACTATTATTGAGATTCAACACTGTTGTTGGGCAATAAAGTCTGGCTTGTAGTCATGTTCCAGTTCATCCCATAGCTGTtggatggggttgaggtcagggctcTGGCTTTGTGCAGGGGGGCACAAAGTTGAAGGCACGCCATTGTCTGAAATATCATTGTATGCGGTAGCAATAAGATTTACCAGATCATGAAAAAGAGCTGCGGAGGAAAAGGCATGTCCACATAGTTTTAGCCACTTAGTGTATACAGCCATAGGTTCTTACTCTATAAGCTCCAAAaccccagaatgcacctaaaTGTGCAACAATGCTAATGTAAAGAGAGTTGCATTATAACATTATAGCATAGCATGATTTAAGGGAATTATTTAGTGTTGGATTCAGTCTGAAACAAAACGGTTAGTAATTATTCCCACTGTCTATTAAGGTGCCTTATACTGTAATTCTACTTCTTATAAATGGGTTCCCTCTAAGTCTCTAACTCTGTCCTCAGGAGGGGAGAGGGGCGTCCCAGCTGGGCGTTGTTCGGTTGTGTCTCAGAGCACAGTGAGACAGCTCTGTTCAGGGAGAAGTTCCTGGACTGGACAGGCAGGAGTGGAGGCATGGAGGAAGCTGCTGCAGTGAGCAAGAAGACACAGGTTAATTCATTCAACATTTAAAAGTCAGGCTGCAGCACACACAATACTCTGGCTTGTTGATTGATACCAGGAAGATAACAGTGATTTCTCCATGTGTGGATTTTTAGGTTTTCGTTTTAGCTTTTAAACTTCCATCTCTCCACAGCCCATCCCAGTGCAGTCTTCCCAGTCCGTGTCCCTATCACCAGATGTCCTGAGCGCCTGTGACGCAAAGGCTCTAGTTTCGGGTCAGTCACTGGAAGGGGACAGCCTGGTCCATAATGTGTTGGGTGGCGTTGATGTCCAGAGGGGTCACGGGGTCATCACGCTGGAGGGAGGACGTCAGATGGAGCTGAAAACCGTTGCTGTGGACACCTGGCATGTCCAGGAGTTTGATGACAGTGAAATTCCCGTAGAAAGCACCGGACAGCTTTACGAAGGAGACTCCTACGTCATCCGCTGGACATACAGCACCAACACTGTTGGTCAGTGAGTCATGATGTCTACCTTCACTGTAGCTTATTCTGTAGATTTTGTCAGTGTGATTTGATTTGGACATGGACATAAACTACAAAAATGcctaaaatacaaatgtaaatagATTTTCTCTGCTGTAGATGAGATGAACAGCACTGATGAGCGTAGCAGAGGTCCCGGACAAAAAGAATACAGTGCCTTCTTCCTGTGGCGGGGCCGTGACTCCAGCGTCAGCGGACGGGACACTGCTGCTTTCCTGTCTATTGGGATAAACAACCATGAAGACTCGCAGGTGAGGCCTTCAGAACAGATCATCTActcgtatatatatatatatgactacACCCTAAAGCAATAACACTATaagaacatttactcaagtagtgTATTGAAGTATTCCTTTGGtgcttttttatacttttatttgaTCACATTTTGATGGACACAGACTTTACTTCCTTTCACTTGAGGTCTGTAGTtggtaaataaaatgcagtataAGGGGTTACGTGCAAAATACACACTGAATTGTGCTTAGCATACATTGGAGTTTAACCAGTTTGACAGATTCAAATGAGTTGGCTtttcataaaatgttttttgctcCGACAGCAAGCACAAGTTAATAAGATGTAGAGGaatgttttattaatattaaaaatttaaaaatgatcATGTTGAAGATTCTATGTTGTTTGACATTATTGTTTGGCTTCTTCATTCATATATTATAGCTAAAATCAAGCAAGATTACTTCCATGTGTCCTTTTACAATATTGCTGCCTTTTAAAGGGTCCAATACCAGAAGTGCCCAGCTGAACCATAATATTtccataatataaaatatttctataaattagacattttttattttttacaagtatTGAGTTATAGAGGCCAGAACTCTATGTTGACATGTTGTTGTTTAcagcctgtgtgtttgttgtgttttttctgaAGGTGTTGGTACCTCAGGGAAAGGAACCTCCCTGTTTTCTGCAGCTTTTCCAGGGAGGACTGGCCATTCACAAGGGCAAGCGAGAGGAGCCCTCCACGAATGCAGGTATTGTACAGTCAGGGCATATTTCTGTCttgctgtacatactgtattttgttgttttgctatgtgatttaacaaaaatatatatctgtTGTAGCAGAGTGGCGTCTGTTCTGTGTGCGAGGACAGCTTCCAGAGGAAGGCTCTCTGTTAGAAGTGGATTGCTGCTGTGCAGGCCTGAGGTCCAGGGGCTCTGTTGTCCTGCTCAATAGCCAGCAGGGAATACTGTATCTCTGGACTGGCTGTAAAGCTCCTAGCAGCTCCAGAGTGGTCAGCAAGAGGGCAGTGGAGCATCTCACTCAAATGTGAGTCACATACACTGGGCGGGCTTTTTTAAAGGATCcagtgatttttttgtttttttttaattgaaggGTCAAATCATTTTCCAGCTTGTGAATTTTATGTGTTTATTAGGTGTCCACTAGAGTTGGGTCTCAGTAAAAGCAGTCCTGTGACAGTGCAGGTAGTGGAGGAAGGTTCGGAGCCTGCAGACTTCTGGACAGCACTGGGACAAATGGACAGGAAGGCCTACGACTGCATGCTGCAAGGTAGAACACAGCAATTACTTTGGTTCTCTCCACCCAGAAGAGCCctgtaaactaaaaaaaatatctttccTGTCAGATCCCGGAAAGTATAACTTTACACCTCGCCTCTTCCACCTGAGCGCCTCCTCTGGGAGTTTCCAGGCCGAAGAGCTGCTGAGTCCAACGCGGCTGCCGGGGCTCGTGATGGCAATGCCCTTTGTCCAGGAGAGTCTGTACTCTGTACCACAGCCGGGTGAGAGcactatcaacacacacacacacacacacacacacacacacacacacacacacacacacacacacacacacacacacacacacacacacacacacacacacacacacacacaaacaaacaaatgtgttctttttttctgtaatccttCAAGTACACCAAAGTCAAACCTTTTCTTTGCTGTATCCTTTTTTTCTTGCCACCAACATCCCACAGAAACGAAATCAGTCTTAATTTGATATCAATCTGATCTACTTCCACTTTCTTGTCTAATATATCCCATaactttgttgtctgtctgccaGCCTTGTTCCTGCTTGACAACCGTCTGGAGGTGTACCTGTGGCAGAGGGGTCAGCCCGAGCAGACGGAGAGCTCGGCTTCAGCTTGGGGCTGCTGGCATGACGAGAGGAGGTGTGCCATGCAGATGGCATTGCAGTACTGCAAAGGTAGGAGGAAGCTGCTCGTCAGGAAAGGAAAGGGTTGCTGTTTTCTTGATGTGTTTACAAAAAAGTTGATGATTTTTCTATGTATCCCAGAGATGAACCCAAGGCGGCCACCGCAGGCCTACCTCATCTTTGAGGGGTTAGAACCTCTCACCTTCACTAACGTGTTCCCCCGCTGGGAAAGGAGCCTGGGACCCCACACACAGGTACCAACGTATATATCTATACATCTGCTGTTTTGTAGTCTAGATATGAATACAGTATGTTGCTGGCAGTCATAGCCAAATCTCGGTCTCTTGTGTGTTAGGGTGATGCGGGGCGGGTGAAGCTGACCTTGGTGCAGGACGCCCTGGCCCAGCTCATGAAGACCCAGTACCCTCTGGAGGAGCTGCTGCGGAGCCCATTACCTGAAGGAGTGGACCCCCAGCGCCTGGAAGTCTACCTGTCTGATCAAGACTTCCAGGTAAAGTGATGCAGCAGTAATGTCTTTCAACCAGCAGGCCGCAGTGTTTgccatatttttttacaaatgaaaattAGATGCCCTTATTTTTCTAATCTGATGATAAACCCTGAGTGGAAGTTTAGTCTAAActttaacatttatattttattatatgaattgatttttacattgtttcactgtaaataaatcaatacaatTATGTTTCAGACTATTTTGGAAATGAAGAGAGATGAATATGATTCCCTCCCAGACTGGAAGCAAATTGATCTGAAGAAAAGCAAAGGGCTTCTTTGCTAGACAGGGAAAAACAAATGGAGGCTGACTGACGCTCCTGCAGCAGAGACTGCAGTGGGGGTATTAGCACCATGTTGCTGCACAAAGGACTGCTTCCAACGtaataaaaagaggaaagagattcacttttatttatgtCAAATTAGTATGAGTGTGTGGACTTTTTAATCAGACATTGATTTCTCTGTAGCTATTGTTcagagcaacaacaaaaacacattttcctatGAAACATTTTATCTGTATAAATCaatgaaagataaaaaaaggaGTGTGGGAGTGAGGGAAGGATACCAGTAACAAGCTGTGGTATATGGATGAGAAAACAAAGGAGTGCATAAAAAAGACCAATGCTAATAAACAatgtaaacaataaaataaaataaaataaaaggataACCACTTTCTAAAGGTTTCCTCTTTGATCGATACTTTTGCATCCAAACATCTCTGCATGCTCAGAGCTACAGTTTTTGCTTAATTTCAGttaatagatttaaaaaaatggcgGCTTTTCTTCCTGATTGTCACCAAAATCTTAAAACAAGTGTATTTGACTCCATAATCTATGATGTGTATTTTACAGTCGTGTGTCATATGATATACTAAATGTGGTCATGTATCTGCCAGCCTTGTGTGTACAAAGGTTTGTGCCATGTGTATTGTAGCTTAAGCCCATGTGTTCATTGTGGCTGTGGGTAATGCCTTATTAGGACTCCTTGGGGATTGAATATTAGCTATGCATGGAAGAGCAGGTAGACATGCTCCAATAACATCCCTCTGGCCCCAAAACAACATGATAATTCTGCATCTTCAACACAACGATACACAAAGATATACTGTATCTCTCTATAGTGTGTGTTAAAGCTCAATATTTCTGATAACCGCTAATGGTGATGTACTTAAAATGTCTTGCTTGGTATTTGTATAATGTCCTTATTTCTGGAGGAATGTAGATAGAAACAGCAGCTACAGTTGAATATGATAGaacattttaccttttttttttttttttttttaaacatttttgttgttgaattaAAGTTTTTCTTGATTCACTGACTAGCACTGACTTTCAGAAAGCACACAGGGAAAAACAAgaaccatgctagcagctctgtgaggctgtacttgaactaaatgctaacatcagcatgctaacgtactcacaatgacaatgctaacatgctgatgtttaatGTTTACCAATTacaactaaacacaaagtacaggctGATGACAATGTCTTTTACTTATGCAGTCATTTGATAAATTAACAGCGCTATATGAAAATTGATTACCAGAGTAATTATGATTCATCCTGTGGGGAACATGAGTAGCTgtgccaaatttcatggcattcCAAATTGTTGAGACACTCAAAACTGCAAATGTAGACCTGCTGGTTGCGCTAGATGAAAGGTCAAAGTCAAtcggattcatcctctgggaaccatgaatgtctgtccAAATGTTTGTGCTAATCCATCGAGTAGATGCTGAGATGTTTCAGTGTGGACCAAAGTGATGGTTCTCCATCAGTAACAGCCTCAATTAAATATAATACAATGTAGCAATGGGACATTAGGGCATTAACTCAACTGGAAAAACTCTTACTCTGCTGCTGATGTGGCTAAAACTACAGCTGTTGTGTGGTTACAACTCACAGACTGGTGATCTaatggcattaaaaaaaaaaaaaaaaaaaaaaaaaaaaaaagtatctgagGGATGTTTTAGAACATCCACAAATCACGCTGACCCTACAAATTGTAAGGTTGGTGTTCCATTGGTACACTGAGATGGAGCCCCTTTGGGTTCACTGGCTAACTGGATGTTATTTTCTTCAGAATGGATTAGCTGACTAAGCCTCCATGTGACTGTGCAGTGCTAGCGAGATTGGATTTAGGCCCACCGCTGGGTGATGGCGCACCCGAGAAAGAAATTTCCAAAGGCCTTTTTTCTCGCAGGCAGCTTAAACAGACCAACTAGGgttaaatacacaaaaaaaaacatgtatttgaaTGTGTTAAATCTACTTTGCAGCTATTACTATGTAGCTATAGTGAATGCAAAGTGTTCTTAAACACTTCTGGTGCAAATATGATAAAGAAACTATTTTCAAGGctttttaatgtgaaaatgAGACAAAGTCAAGTCCCTGCAACTATTGGCACAGCCTTTAGAAGTGTCCTTGTTAATATGGACTGGTAGATGAGTTTAGGCATTTTCAACACTGTCTGGCAGAATATGTGCCATGGTAAGTATTAATTGAGTACAGAAGCCCAATGATAAAATAGACATGTTTTTATGCCCTTcatgtttgtatctgtgtttaGATGTCTAGATGGCCTGTTCTCTATGCGTGTCAGCTCCATGTATGCCTCGATCCGGTTCAGAGGCCAGCGCCGCCTCACGCAAAACCACCATATGATCTTCAGCCGCGTTGAGTGACTGGTCGATCCAGTCCATACTGCCGGACATGTGACAGGCATTGCGGGTGACCAGAACCAGGTGGCTGACTGAAAGGAGGAGAGCGGTGGCCCTGATGAGGAAGAAAAGGACAAATGGGTTTGATTTAACTGTTTGGCTGCTGCTGGATGAGAAGCACTTATTCacaaaaggctttttaaaatgaaaacaaaagaaaaaaatcggTCTGTTGGTCTGAGCAGAAATGGACATAATGATTGCATAAACTTTAAAATCAATTTTGAGTTATAACATTTTCCCGGTAGCATCTATTTGCTGTGACACATCACATTTGTATTACTGTCCCTATCTCTGCATATATCAAAGCTTATTACATTATGGATAAATTGCTCCTCTCCAGCTCTTACAGATCAATCTGAGTCGTAGGTCTTTGGATTAAGCTATCAAAGTCATACACCTTTAAATGATTTGGCAACAAATGTGATTACCTGGCGTCCAGGAGGATTGGATCCAGAGGAGGGTACATGGATCTGACCACATCATCCACCCTGCAAGGAGACGGCACGGTGAGGATGTGAGGAGGCAGGTTAGCCTGAGTCAGTAATGTGTTAATAGTGTTAATAGTTGTGGTGAATCTGTACCTCGGGCTGATGCGTTTAGCCACAGTGATGATGTCACTCAGGCTGGCCGGTGCTTTGACCTTTGCCCCTGAACCCATTGTCATGGCAACCAGCTTTTCAGTCAAAGTGTGGCAGATCTGTATGTAGAAGTATTATGTGTCAGAATCAGTGAATAAAAATACAGACTAAATATGGACTAAAGGAGCAAGTAAGAAATTCAGTTGCCTTTAGGATTGAGATGCAGTGAGAGACCAATCCACTGTAGGAGAAAATCACAGAATTAGTAGGAAGAaatagccacatattttacttaagtaaaagtagcaataccacagcaTACAATTATGTTTCATTGGATTATGattattgatgcattcatgtgtgCATCAAtctaatgttgcagctggtaaaggtggagctaagtttaatttgtttattcacTGTGCAGTGGTGAATTCCCCTAAGGGGTCAACAAAGTCTTATCTTAAcctataataatacatcatattttattgctgaacatattttgtattattaatctgaattcTCAAAGTAATTTAATTTACCAAATAAATATAGGGGaattaaaagtacaatatttccctctaagatgtagtggagtagaagtatgaagtagcagaaaatggaaatactagtAGTGCTTGAGTAAATTAGCATTAAAAGACATAACAAAATGGCCCCGGTAAAACGTACGAGGCATCCTCAATCCAGTCCTCGTTCTCCAAGATGGCCTCAATGTGAGGGTTGGTGATGACCACATCATCCAGCTCCAGCTCAGACGGCTCACTCTGGGTCTCCATGGCTCCAATCAGATCCACCGTGGGTCTGCAAAACAGAACATTACCAACCACTTAAATTGGCCGTGGTGAATTGATTAATTgcaaattgttgttgttgtttttttttggcaggtTGTGGAAAATAATATTTAGGATGAAATGCGACCTTTTATTAGAAACACTGAAACAATATAAGAAAACAAACCTAGAAAAGAGCCAGATTTCTTTTGATTAAACCTATAATAACTAATCAAAGTGTAAAAGACATCAATAGGATGAAAAGGCAGtggaaaaacagtaaaaatatattaattgtTGAGGTAAATTAAGAGGCTTACAGATttagatacagatacagattcAGAGGCTTTATTGATTCACTGACTTGGAGTCGAAGTGGTGCAGCAGGTGGTGAGGGTGGCAGTAGCGGTGTCTGCACACCACCACCAGGGCGACAAAGGAGGCCAGGAAAATGGTGGCCAACACCCCAATGGCCACGATCACCACAGTCTCCATGGCGACTCCGGCTCCCACAGCGGTTGCAGGCAGCAACTCGTTCGAGAGGAAAAGAGTCCAATCAGGGTTGTCTGATTGTCCGAGCTTGATTATGGATGGCCGCTTATCTGTTGAGGAGAGAATAATTGGTGGTTTCAGTCTGATTGGGCGATCAAATCTGACAAGAGTGACATTATCACCGTACTTGAGAATGAGAATATGCAAGACATTTCTCTGATTTCCTTTTGTTGAAACGCAATGCACCTCTGAACCAAGGGAGAAGAGAATACAATCAGCAGAGTTTTGTCTGTTTCTTAATGCGGCACACCTGcaatgcacacacataaaactAATCTTTATCTGAGTATATAGAAAGTGCACTTGCTCTTTGTTTGTACTTCATACAGCATAATGAGAACAGAGTTGGCAatacaaatacttttttgtgAAATCAGGGCAACCCTAACCAACAACAAACATTGCATTAATTTTATTGAACTTTAGGTGGACACAAAGTCAACAAGATTTCCTGTTTCCTCATTTTGATCAGCAACTCTAGcaatgcacacacataaacccaAAGAAAATAACTTTGACCTCTTACCATCTGACGTTTCCAGTCCCGGCTGAAGTAGGCTACTTTTGGATTATCTGCAGTTTAATTAGGGTGACATGTTTCAACATTTAGCCTCTGGGAGAGTTTAAAGTATACCTGTTCTCTACCAAGTCTAGTTACTCATTAACCCGTTCTGCCTCTCCCAGATCCCCTACAGTGGATGTGTGTAAACTATCTGTAGGAAAGCTGTCATTGCCTAACCAGACAGCTCTCTAGGTACAGTAGAgtatattttgtaataattaGGCCTGACATTAATAAAGCAGAGACACAGTTTCTATGTTGTTACATGACCACAAGGCAGCTGAACTTTCAACATTACAACATTGTAAACCTGCATTTTTTGCCCGGATGATTCTGCCATGGAATGCTGTAATTCT
Encoded here:
- the tmem98 gene encoding transmembrane protein 98 encodes the protein METVVIVAIGVLATIFLASFVALVVVCRHRYCHPHHLLHHFDSKPTVDLIGAMETQSEPSELELDDVVITNPHIEAILENEDWIEDASGLVSHCISILKICHTLTEKLVAMTMGSGAKVKAPASLSDIITVAKRISPRVDDVVRSMYPPLDPILLDARATALLLSVSHLVLVTRNACHMSGSMDWIDQSLNAAEDHMVVLREAALASEPDRGIHGADTHREQAI